TCCCAGCTTACTAGGCTGAAAGTAAAAATCAAGGCCACTGCGAGGGAGCTTTGGACCCGGACGTTACACCCTGGGCtcgaggtggggaggtgggggacatTGAGGCTGAGGCCAGGCTGAATGGACAGGGCTGGGGGTTGCTGGGCTCCGGGGACAGGCTCTGGGGACGGTATCCAGGCAGTGGGCTGGTTTCCACAGGGTGATGGGAGGCCttctggaggagggtggggaaggagagcccTGGAGGTCGGTCACGCCTGCATGTCTGTcccctccaagtccagcacagtCCCATTTGTGGGACAGGAGGCCAAGCACAGCCCAGGCTGCACCCTGctgggaaaattttcaaagatgtgGTGTGGCTGGGTTTCTTTGTCACCTTATCCCACATCTCCTGGGAGGAAAGGTTTCCCTGGGGGGCTGCAGCCTGCCGGACCCCTCGCAGTGTGAGGGGCACTCCcaggggggctgggaaagggcCAAAACCCAGGTTCCCTGTTCAGCCATGCGACAGCCAACGGAGCTCCCCCAGACTTGTGAGGGGGATCGCAGTGAGCATGCTGGCTGGGGGTCTCATGGCTGCTAACCACTGTGGGTACAGGTTCCTTCCCAGATTGCAAACCCCACTCCACTGTGCAAGTGCCCGAGTGTGCAAACCCCACTCCACTGTGCAAGTGCCCGAGTGTGCAAACCCCACTCCACTGTGCAAGTGCCCGAGTGTGCAAACCCCACTCCACTGTGCAAGTGCCTGAGTGTGCAAACCCCACTCCAATGCTGAAAGTACCTGACTGTGCAAATCCCACTCGGTGGCTGGAAGTGCCCAAGTGAGCAGGACCAGCTCCTCTGCAGCGCAAGCCTGCTTTCCTGGCAGGTGTCATCGGGGCCGTGCTCCGCCCTGGACTAACCCGAATCACCTGCAGAAACAGGCTGTCTCAGCCTGTGTCCTCGCAGTGGGCAAGGCCTGACCCCCCAGGCGCCCACTTGAGGACACCAGCCCAGCACACTGACACCTCCCAGCCCAGAGAGGCTTCGTGTCCTTACTTGCAATCTGTCCAGATGTGGGGGGTCCCTTGGAGGTGGGGCCGTGCCCGGGGGACGGGTCCCCCAGTAGAGCAGGGTAAGTTGGAGTGGGGCAGGAAACCAGGCCGAATCCTCTGACTTCAGGGTTTGCTGACTCTGCCTTGTGCGGGGCAAGCCCAGGTCGTAGGGGCAAAGGCCCCTGGGGCCGGACCTCACCCCACAGCTCAGCTGGGAGCAGGGCGCCCTGCATAGGGAGGACCTCAGGTTCTCACCCAGCCCTGAGGGTAGACTTGATtaacctccattttacagatggagaaactgaggccccatGATGTGAGGCAACTTGCCCACAGCTACttagtgggggggagggggacaaaacCCACCTGCTGCCCAGCCCACGCTCTTTCTAGTTCAATAACCCCTGATGTCAAGCAGAggctcaatgaatatttaatcAGTGACGTAAGTGAACTGGGCCCTGGGCTCCTCATGGAATTTTCTGGGCTCCCCCTGCCTTCCTCAGGCCCATCCCCCTCAGCACAGGCActgctggaaagggcagagggaggtcccttccccccaccctgggcACACCACATCTGTcattggtcacaaaatgaagctGCTCTTtggacagaaaaaaagacaaccgGCCCCCATCACTCATCTCTGGGGAGGCACccagttcccctcccccaccgcacTGGCTCTGCACAACCCGAAGAATCGTGTCTTCTTATTTGTTCTGAATTTACTGTCCAGTAAGTTTTCTGTCCTCATTTTATGTGACAGGCAGCCAAGCGATTTTTCTCCCAGCACTTCCTCTGAATCCTAACCACTCCCATAAATCGCCTCGGGCAACTCCTCTCCAGTCTTGAAAGGAACAATCACGGGGGCTTTGGTGGCCTTTGCAGGGAGGGGAGCGACTTCTCCCCTGAGAATTCCACCCCGCTGCTCGCTGCTTGCGCcgctgtgggggcaggaggatgggggatggagaggaggcagccccctcccagctcccatcTGCAGCACTAACAgccaaggcaggggtgggggggttgggggagcgATGGACCTCCTGACCCGCGCACATTTTGTCTGTGGGGCGCTTTGTGGGACCCAGGCTCCTGTCCTGAATGTTCACGAGGGACAAGGTGGCTGGACTAGCCCCACTGGGCAGGTGTTGGGTGCAGGGGTGGTGCCCATACTGGCAGGCAGGGTGGGAAGGACCCGGGCCAGAGTCATgtaggcaggtgagtcagggccCTGGTCAGGGCTGGGACAAGGGGTCTGGACTTCGCTCACAGGACAGGTGCTGCCAATGGCTTCTGAGCAGGGACTTTGGGGAGTTTACAAggctcccagctgccccagccGGGAGGGGCCCTGAATTAGAGAGTCAAAGGTTTGAGGACAGAGGGACTCAGGGGGTGGGGTACAGCTCTGGGGGCGGCCTTCAACCTCCTGCCTGTGGGAGAAACTAAGCATGGCCCCTGCAAAGGGTGGGCAGGGACCCACGGAGGAGGAGGGGAACCCCTGAGGGGGCATCTCAGGCAGCACCCCCCCCACACTGGCAATGTGAGCTGCTGGATAACCCTGaagttctctgggcctcagtccctGTGGGGTGCCGCTGCGGGGGATCTCACCAGTGACTGCATTAAAGTGgggtctggcacagagtaagcacggAAGAAATGTTACCATTTCCACCACGTTTAACACAAGAAGCCGCTGAAGAGGGTGAATAACTTGCCCCAAGTTACAGTCAGTAGGGATAAGACAGCAGCACTCCAGGGCACATTAGCCACTCCCTCAGTGGCCACCAGAGGGCGCGCTGGCCTCAGGACGACCGCCAACCGGGCGCACCTGGCACCTGAGCGCCAGTAACACGGGGCGGGCAGGGTGGGTGGCAGGAGACAGCCGGTCGCTGCTCCCGGGCTGCAGGGTGAGTCGCCGCACGCATCCCTAGTAGGAAGGACCATCTAGGCTCCAGTCCTCACCCCCTCACTCACAGTTCAGTGAGCTTTCATATACAATCTAACTTTTCTTTAACCTCAATGTTCACGgtgcccccttccccagccctgctaGACTCCAGTGCCAGGGCCAACGAAACCTGCTCTCCTGCAGCCACCCAGGGTTGATGCAGGATAGGGGCCCCACAGTCACTTGCAGAGGGACCACTGAGCGGCTCTGTGCGGCTGCGTAGGTTCGTCACCAGATGGTGGCAGGGGTGCAGGGACGGAAAGGGAGAGACTGTGCAGAAGGGACTGTGCAGAGGGAACTGCACAAGCGAAGGCACAGAGGCGACGGTCAGATAGAGCAGGTGCGTTCGGGCACGTGCTGTGGGGCTGAGGCCTCGAACTACCACTGTGAGCAGGAGGCCAGAGGTCCGGGTGGGGAGGGCCCACCAAGGGCTCCTTGGTCTGCTGCTCACGAGACCACTTGGCCCGGGAGGGGAGCCAGCATCGGACCCCActgccctgggcagtgggggTCCAGGGGGGGCTGCTTGGTCCCTGGCACTGAAGACGTCAGAGTCAGAAAGGGAGGAGTTACCCAGATCCTCGAAGTTCCAGTGAAGGCAGAGGCTGGAATGACCTCATCTGACCTTTAGTCCTATTCTGTCCCTGCAGCGGGGCCTCAGGCAGCCACACCTCTAAACTCAGGGGTCACCACTCGTCCAGAAGCAGGCACGCAGAGGCTTCCAGAGTCCATGGCGCAtgtggggctggggcacagcGGGGCCCCGTGGCACCCAGGCAGCTGTCCTGAGTGCGTGGTCAGCTTCACTTACTACCACCCTCCCTCCGTTTCCAccttcctcccagctctgtggcccCACAAGGTGTCGCGGCACTGTGGGGGCCGGCGAGGTTTTCCCAGGAGTTGGTccaagggggtgggaggaagattGGGGTCAGAGAGGAGCTGAGGACATGCCTGTCACCTGGGCCTGGCTAATGGGTCTCCTCTCCGGGCACAGACGCACAGAGCTTCGGCTTGCTGGACCCCAAACTCTGCTACCTGTTGGATGGGATCCTCTTCATCTACGGCATCATTGTCACCGCCCTGTTCCTGAGAGCAAAGGTGGGCGCGCCTGGCTCTGGGGGGAGGGCGTGGGCCCCCCTAGGTGGATGTTCAGAGGGGCCTTGGTCTCACAAAGTCTCGAGCGTGGGTACCTATGGCTTGGCATCCATGGGCCGAGCAGGGACCAGCCCCATGGGCACATtgggtgggctggggggtgggcagggaccccCGTACTGGCCACCTTAGTGAAGAGCGTTGACATGTGACACcaaggtttggggtggggagacaggtaCTGCTGGAAGTTAATGGCCTTATACCTCGGTCTCTCCCCAAGTCCACTGCCCGTCTGCTGGCACAGGTCCCTGGAAGGAAGTGGGAGGTTGGCCCCAGCAGGATTTCTGTGGGGCCTCATACTCCGGGATTCCttggaggggcggggctggggggcccTGGTGGGCGGAGGGCGAGGGAGGTCCGGTGGGGATGGAGGCTCCAGTCGTGTTCTCACTGCAGCACCCCAACCCAGGCTGTTTGGGAGTTGAGACTTTGGCATTTTATTGGAAAAGCAGAATTGTGCGgactttctttttaatgtctgaatGAGCCGCCCGAGGTCCCTCGGGTGGGCCCCCAGCTCTGACCTGCGGGGCCTGGCAGTTCCCAGGCTGAGCGGAGAGCGGGAAAGGGGTGGCTCACACCACGCCCTGGGCAGGTCTTCAAGACCCTCCGCCAGCGCCAGGCAGGATGCGGGCAGCACAGGAGTGGGACCTTGAGCAGCCACTGGCCACCGGTGGGGCTGTCCCCCGAGGTGCTGGGAGAAAGCCTGAGAACATTCTGCTGGACCTCCCcgaggagctggggagggcactgtgctgggtggcTTGAAGTCTGCCGGGGCCAGCATGGCACTGCTCGTGccccgggggagggggagggtgtagggAGCAGTGGGGCTCAGAGTGGGCCACCCGGTGGGCTTGGCGAGGTGGTGGGTGGTGGCAGCCCCGCTGGGGCACTCACGCTGTACGGTCCCCTCTCTTTCAGTTCAGCCAGAGTGCAGACCCCATGGCgcaggggcagggccctggtCAGCTCTACAACGTGAGTCTGCTCAGCCGCGCAGCCCGCGgggatgcggggggggggggggggggggcatggccGGCAGGGAGAAGGAGCGTCCCCTGCTGCACCCCAGAAAACCCGGGTGGTAACGCACCTGGGTCGGGGGTTGCTGCGAAGCCCACAGGCTCTCAGGACCGAGTGCTGGAAAGGCCCGCTTTTCGGGGCACCGGTGCGCACAGGGCTGGTCTTCCCATGCGGCGGGGCTCCCTGCGCACCCGGAGCAGTCTAATTGAGCACCGCCCCCACCGAGGTAACATGACCCCGAGGTGTGCTCGGACATGCTGAGACCCGAGGGACCaggcagcaccccccacccccagtccctgaCATGCTCCTATTTCAGGAGCTCAACCTGGGGCGGAGAGAGGAGTACGACGTGCTGGATAAGAGACGCGGCAGGGACCCGGAGATGGGAGGAAAACCGGTAGGCCTTTCCGTCCCTGCCTGCGCcagtgtgcgtgtgcgtgtgtggaggcgggggtgggagggccctTCAGAGCCACCGGCACACACTGTCACTGCCTGGGACCCTGCCTGcagggggcctgggcccagcaGAGCTGGGAGCCCCTCTCCAGCTGCCCCCCAGCCGCGCCTCTGTTCCACAGGCCCCTGAGATGCGCTCACAGTGGCACTGTCTGCCCCAGGGGGACCCAGGGAGCCACAAAGAAAGGGTTCTGGGTGCCAGGTACCCCTCAGAGCAGGGTCACCGGGCGGCTCTGTCCCCTGCTGTGTCAGGGGAGCAGCTGGATGAGGCCAGGACCATCCTGCCTGACACCGCCAGGGACCCTGACGGTCCCTCCAGCACCCCCTCCACCCTCTGAGATATGTGTAGAGTGTGTTGTTAGAAAGAATGGGAGGACCCCATCCACCTCCTTGatgccctgcccccccaacctCAGCCCTTCTCTCCTTACCTGGACCAGGaggggtgagtgggtggggaCGGATGGGTCAGTGGGTCCTGCTGAGCAGCAGCCGGCCGCGATCCCAACGGGGCACTTGGTGTCTTTCACCTTCAGCAGAAGCCCCACTTGTAAGCTTGTGCTACAAGGGCCAGCACATCAGCAGGTGACAGACGGGTCACAAGCAGACATCCGGCCTGTGTGCAGGGGACCGTGTGGGGCACCTGGGGCAGTAGGACACACCGCTCTGCTGCGAGGGGCCCAGTGTGGGGGCAAGGCTTCGGAGCCAAGGGGGGCACAGGCCACTGCAGAGCCCACAgacttggggggggggcgggggcagctcaCCCTCGCAGGACGGTCCCACACCTGACCCTTGCCTGTCTCTGCCCGCAGAGGAGGAAGAACCCGCAGGAAGGCGTCTACAACGTGAGTAGCGCTGCAGGAGGGTCCTCCCCTGTCACTCCCTGGGCCGAGGGCCTCCTGTCCCTCAGCACCAGCCCGTGCTGCAGGtcctgggggcagtggggggcggGGTTCCTGCAGGTCAGGCTGGGCTGGTCTTCCAAGGGCTCCTGTTTCTCCTCAATGTCTCCCTTGATGGGGACGCCGACCTCACCGTCCCAGTGGGCCTGACGCTGCTTACAGATGTCAGTTTGGGTCTGCCACCGGGCGGGGGGCCACGAAGAGGGCCCCTGCTCTCTGCAGTTGGCCGACAACTTGCTCAAATGCGTgactccgggggtggggggccccgCGTGGCCTGCTGTCCTCGGCTCCAGGCCAAGGGCTGGCGGCCAGAGCCCCTAGGGTtgaagagggagggcaggagctggCTGTTGGCAGACTGTGAATAAGGACCCTCCCAAGTCGGAACCGAGAGGCCTGGTCTTGGAGGGGCCCGCGTCTGCCACAGTGGGGAACCCGTGTCCCGTGCTCCCCCCTCTAGGCGCTGCAGCGGGAGAAGATGGCTGAGGCCTACAGCGAGATCGGGATGAAGGCCGAGGTGGGTGCTGCTTGCTCTCAAACCCAAggactggggggcgggggagggtgccCCTGAGAGGAGCCTCCTGGTCTCCCCCTCCCGTCCATACTGCCTGCTAAAGCCACATGGTGACCTCGGGGACAAAGGTTaacctgctcctccccacccGTCACACGGAGGGCACTGCTGAAGAGCCCTGAAGGACACTGCGGAGACCCATGTATTCCAGCAGCAAACAGCAAGGCCTGGACCCCAGGAACCGGGTGTCCGTGTGGACCTGAGTGGGCAGAGCAAACCCGGGCCAGCGGAGCCTGGTCGCTCCCTCTGcagaggcccaggcctggccGGTGCCCTTCAGCCACTTCCTCCCTGGGGCCCTCCAGGGGGCGGAAGCCACGGG
The sequence above is drawn from the Desmodus rotundus isolate HL8 chromosome 12, HLdesRot8A.1, whole genome shotgun sequence genome and encodes:
- the CD247 gene encoding T-cell surface glycoprotein CD3 zeta chain, encoding MKWEALAIATLLQAQFPGTDAQSFGLLDPKLCYLLDGILFIYGIIVTALFLRAKFSQSADPMAQGQGPGQLYNELNLGRREEYDVLDKRRGRDPEMGGKPRRKNPQEGVYNALQREKMAEAYSEIGMKAENQRRRGKGHDGLYQGLSSATKDTYDALHMQALPPR